Proteins found in one Magnolia sinica isolate HGM2019 chromosome 5, MsV1, whole genome shotgun sequence genomic segment:
- the LOC131246916 gene encoding arogenate dehydrogenase 2, chloroplastic-like — protein MASFHICHYKSTFQSKAHSPPNQSPPSILTSQVALISKYTPYKPNCTKFNISIRPKHTQIYNHVDQSIESSSTAHESPLTIGIVGFGNFGQFIVKVLKRQGHNVLATSRSDYSDYCQQHGIEYFRDVDGLCSQQPDAILVCCSILSTESVIRKIPIHKLKPNTIFADVLSVKLFPRNLFLEVLPPGFGIVCTHPMFGPESGKHSWAGLPFVYDKVRITENSIQEQKCNQLLSIFEKEGCLMVEMSCEEHDRHAAGSQFITHTIGRILSHLNLESTPISTKGYETLLQLTENTVSDSFDLYYGLFMYNVNATGQIENLDRALETVKQKLFGRLHDILRKQIVERVPMQGLAHKKREVSTSTAYFLPNTHGIKDLNSLAMPSPPRERKEEAVPLAPD, from the exons ATGGCCTCATTCCATATCTGCCACTACAAATCCACCTTCCAATCAAAGGCCCACTCTCCTCCAAATCAATCCCCACCTTCCATCCTAACAAGTCAAGTGGCTCTTATCTCCAAATACACCCCCTACAAACCCAATTGTACCAAATTCAACATATCCATCCGTCCAAAACACACCCAAATCTACAACCATGTCGATCAGTCCATCGAATCATCATCCACCGCACACGAATCGCCCTTGACGATCGGGATCGTTGGATTCGGAAACTTCGGGCAGTTCATCGTGAAGGTGCTGAAGAGACAAGGCCACAATGTTCTAGCAACGTCCCGATCGGATTACTCGGACTACTGCCAGCAGCACGGGATCGAATACTTCCG TGATGTCGACGGGTTATGCTCCCAACAGCCAGATGCGATATTAGTGTGCTGTTCGATATTGTCGACGGAGAGTGTCATTCGAAAAATCCCAATTCACAAGCTCAAGCCCAACACCATTTTCGCAGATGTGTTGTCTGTCAAATTGTTTCCGAGGAATCTCTTTCTAGAG GTTCTTCCGCCGGGGTTTGGGATAGTCTGCACGCATCCGATGTTTGGTCCGGAGAGTGGAAAACATAGCTGGGCTGGATTGCCGTTCGTCTACGACAAGGTCCGAATTACAGAGAATAGTATCCAAGAACAGAAATGCAATCAGCTGTTGAGTATTTTTGAGAAGGAG GGATGCCTAATGGTGGAAATGTCCTGTGAAGAACATGACCGACATGCCGCAGGCAGCCAGTTCATAACTCATACAATTGGAAG gATCTTGTCCCATCTCAATTTGGAGTCTACACCCATCAGCACAAAAGGATACGAGACTCTCTTGCAACTG ACTGAAAATACGGTCAGCGATAGCTTTGATCTCTACTATGGCCTATTCATGTACAACGTGAACGCCACCGGGCAG ATTGAGAATCTTGACAGAGCTTTGGAGACAGTGAAACAAAAGCTATTTGGGAGGCTACACGACATACTGAGAAAGCAAATCGTAGAGAGGGTGCCAATGCAAGGGCTGGCCCACAAGAAAAGGGAAGTCAGTACTTCTACAGCATACTTCTTACCTAACACCCACGGAATCAAGGACCTTAATTCCTTAGCCATGCCTTCTCCACCACGTGAACGCAAGGAGGAGGCTGTCCCACTTGCTCCTGATTGA
- the LOC131245377 gene encoding ubiquitin-conjugating enzyme E2 36-like codes for MANSNLPRRIIKETQRLLSEPAPGISASPSEDNMRYFNVMILGPTQSPYEGGVFKLELFLPEEYPMAAPKVRFLTKIYHPNIDKLGRICLDILKDKWSPALQIRTVLLSIQALLSAPNPDDPLSDNIAKHWKTNEAEAVETAKEWTRQYASGA; via the exons ATGGCGAACAGCAATCTACCCCGTCGGATCATCAAG GAAACGCAGCGTCTCCTTAGCGAACCTG CTCCCGGTATCAGCGCTTCTCCATCTGAAGACAATATGCGTTATTTCAATGTCATGATTCTCGGCCCCACACAGTCTCCTTATGAAG GAGGGGTTTTCAAATTAGAATTATTTTTGCCCGAAGAGTATCCAATGGCCGCTCCAAAG GTTCGCTTTCTCACCAAGATTTATCACCCTAACATTGACAAG CTTGGAAGAATATGTCTCGATATCCTGAAAGACAAATGGAGTCCAGCTCTCCAGATCCGAACTGTGTTGCTGAG TATTCAAGCACTTTTGAGTGCTCCAAACCCAGATGACCCCCTTTCCGACAATATAGCGAAGCATTGGAAGACAAATGAAGCTGAAGCTGTGGAAACAG CAAAGGAATGGACCCGTCAATATGCAAGTGGGGCGTGA